The genomic window CCTCTCGCCGACCTTGTGGAGTTCAATCGACTGAGCGTGAACCCGCACTCGACCGATACCTTGCGCTACATTGACATCGCGTCAGTATCATCGGGGCAGATCGACTCGGTTCAGGAGCTAACCTGGAATGAAGCGCCGAGTCGGGCACGACGTGGTGTGAGCGATGGTGACGTAATTTACTCGACCGTGCGCCCTGGCAACCGCGCCTTTGCTCTAATTGTTGACCCGACTCCCGGCAGCGTCGCCTCGACTGGTTTTGCCGTCATGAGCCCGAGCGTCCGACTCGGCTCATCGATGTTAACGAGCGTGGTGGGCGCGCACAAGTTCGCTGAGTACCTCGAATCGGTCGCCCACGGTAGTGCGTATCCCGCCGTCGGTATTCAGGCCATGGGTAACTATTCGGTTGTTGTGCCGAAGGAAGCCGTTGTCGCCGAGCAGTTCGAGGCAGACACGATGCCACTGCGGCGCCGTGTCGCTCAGGCTCGGGCTGAGTCGGAACGTCTTGCCGCCCTTCGGGACACCCTGCTCCCCGAGCTCCTCTCCGGTCGTGTTCGGGCCCCCATTGAAGGAGACCCTGCATGACGAATATCAACGGCGATTGGGCACAGAAAAAACTTAACGAGTTTATTGCGGCGACGACAGTCTCATACGTCCCGTCGCCGCCTGGGTCGGTTGGATTCCACGGCTACAAGACCGCAGCGTCGGAGGACGACATCGTCAAGAAGGCTCAGGTCGTCGAGCAAATTCTCGACCGTATTGTGCCCGGCTGGCGTGAGAGCATCAAGAAGAAGGACCGTCAGAAGTGGTCAATTCACTATGAAGCATCTATTCGAGCGCGGGAGGCCTTAGTCCGTGCCGATGAGGTCCGAAAAAATCTAGGGGAGGATGCCCCTGAGCTGTCTGCTGCGAAGCTGCACTCCTGGATCTGGGAGGGAGCGTCGTCATTGTGGCATTCGGGTCATTACCGCGAGGCGGTCGAGGGTGCGATCCGCAAGTTAAACGCCGAAACACAAAACAAGCTCGGTCGTCGCGACGTGAGCGAGACAGACCTTTTCAACCAGGCGTTCAGCGAGCAACCTGCTGCTGCGAACAATCCACGCCTCCATCGGATGCCGAACGACGG from Kocuria rhizophila DC2201 includes these protein-coding regions:
- a CDS encoding TIGR02391 family protein, which produces MTNINGDWAQKKLNEFIAATTVSYVPSPPGSVGFHGYKTAASEDDIVKKAQVVEQILDRIVPGWRESIKKKDRQKWSIHYEASIRAREALVRADEVRKNLGEDAPELSAAKLHSWIWEGASSLWHSGHYREAVEGAIRKLNAETQNKLGRRDVSETDLFNQAFSEQPAAANNPRLHRMPNDGSKTFKSVQRGARMFAEGVFAGIHNPLAHEAEQEMPEQQVLEYLAALSVLARWVDESVLRSVT